The Vibrio crassostreae genomic interval AAGCCCCACATATCCAAGTACGCTCGCATATCTCGTTGAGTGACATAGCTCATCGCGATCAATTGCCAATCATCACTAGAAATAGCTTTTGCCTCTTCTAAAGTGTAATCAGAGAAACCGATTGAGCCTCGATTTGCACTCCATAGTTCTTCTGATTTTGTCAAACGATTAAACTCTCGCTCTATCGTATGCAAACGTCCCAGTAAGTGCCAACCCGTTGTCAAAATCCCCTGCTCTTGCGACAACATCATCATCTGAATATAAATTCGTGCACCCCAACTCCAATTCGCTTGGTTCTGAGTAGCCATATAAGCATTCGGGTCGATTTCCAAACGACTCTGTTTAAGTATTTCGAATTGACCTTTGAAGTCTAAACCTTGGCAAGCAGATACCTTTCCCGTCTCTTGGTAATAACGAGACTTACTGTAATAGGAGTAGTAGTTCGTCGTAGAGTGACCTTCCCAACCAGAGAAACGAAAGCGACTCTTCTCAAGCCCATGCCCTAATTCATGTAAATCACCATGCCCTAGAGGATCAAAAGACCAATAAGCATCGTAAGGGTTTCCTGAACAACCGTAACCACAGTTCGCTTGGTCGGCGTTCATATGCTTCACAATATCAATGGTTTCAACCTGCCAACCCTGATTTTTTGCGTATTGCTGAATTTCATCAATGACATCAATTCCAGGGCCTTCAAAACCAGCAAGCGCATGAGGTAAGTTATGAACGTAACGCTCTGTTGCTAATGCCATATCTTGTGGCTTATCCCATCGCGCAGGGCTTACTGAATCCTGCATTTTTTCTAGCTTTGAGTGAACTTCAAATCCCGGAGTAATCAGTTCGGCCCAATCAAAGTTTCCTTCCTCAAGCTGTGCAACAAAACTGTCGTTGTCTGCCTCACTGCGCCAAACGGGGTGTTGCGCGACATTTTCAAAACGCAGCTCCACATCAATATCATTGGTATCAAAATGAACCTGTAATGTTCCACCATAGGCTGACGTGAGATAAATCGTCTCTCCCGGTTTCACTGGATAAGTTACCGAGGTTAAAAATTTCGGCCGAGCGTAACCGTCATTGCCTGAAAACTCGTGTGTTGCGCCGCTACGCAATGTATTAAATGCGATAGACGTAGACACTTCGTTACTATCTAAGCGAGTCACCTTAATTGTCTTACCCGGCAAGGCATATACACCAGCGGATCGGAAGTTTCTTTTAGACTCCAAGGCAATGGTTTTGGTGACGAGCGGAACGTTCTCAAAACTCTTGGTACTGAAATTACCTAGACTTGGTTGCGCCGCATTATACACGCGACTGTTGTATACCGCGTAATCACTGTAATAAGAGCGAAGAAAATCAATTCTCTCTGTCACGCCCTTACCCAATGGGTACTGAACATCTTGACGATAATGATCAGCAAGTAGCAGTAACAGCTTTTCATATTCGTAATCATCCGTTGTAAACAGATCCACTTTCTTACTATCAAGCGATGTTAGATGGGAACGAATACTGTTTGCGGCAATATAGAACTCTTCATCCATATTGGATTCATCAGGGCAAGATTTGTCATCACAAGTATTCAGGTCAACAGTAAAACTGTCGTCTTTCAATCTCTGTAAAAGTGCTTGTTGTTGAAAAATGTTATCCGGAACCTGATTAATAAGCTGTGTAGAATCCCAATTAGACAGGCCGAGTTTGCGCCAATAGTTATCACCAACGTAAGTCATGTTCATTTCAGCAAACAAGGCATTACCTAAGTCCGTCATACCGCCATCAAGATGTAGATATAACACTGGAATATTTTTGGTGAACGCCAAACGTAACCCTGAAATCACATCTTCAATGTCATCACCATCATTTAACTTTTGAGACAAAACTAGCAAGTCAGGGTTATTGGCTTCAATACATTGACTTAATTTACTACCATCACAAGTATTGTCAGCGTTGATAACCATAGAAGCATTAACATTGTCGGTTAACCAGTTTCGTGTCGCTTGATCATCAGGAAAATAATGAGACTGATCAAGCTGAGCTAACACAACATTTTGTGGCGAGTCAGTACTAGAAGTCCACCTAACTAAGTTCTTCAACCAAGTATCCATCTCTTCGTTGACAGAATCAGGAAAGCGCTGCTTAGTTCGAAACGGGTTACTTGCTAATGCTGCATAGCGGTTGTCGTCTGACGTATAACCCGCAATACCAATGACAAGCTCTTGGTTGGCATAGCCATCTTGCATCGCTTTATTGGTTTTTAAGATGACATCGTTAAAGCCATAGGTAGGTAAGATGATTGCCGTGTCATGCGTTGGATCCCAATGAAGATTACGTAGAGGTTCCCCTTCAGAGTTTTGGGATAAAGCTTGCTTAATATGATTGTAGTCCTCGTTGTATTGAGCAACTAATGCTTGGCTTGCCTCAATAAACTCCAAGGAATTATCAACATAAGAAGCATTACCAGTCGACAAGGCTTTTTGAACTGCGGTTTGCGGAATTGGGTTTATATCTGGCTCACCGCTTCCATCACCGTCATTACCTCCAGAACCTCCAGAACCTCCAGAACCTCCAGAACCTCCAGAACCTCCAGAACCTCCAGAACCAGTTTGGGCACTTTCACCGCCACTACCACCTCCGCACCCTAAAAGTGATAACGTGATAACACAAAGAACCAAGTTCGCTAGTAAGTTACTCTTTTTCATCATTATTCCGTACAACAACAAAATCTTTCCGAGTCTATCTATAGTTAAGTCTAAAGCAATTATTCTAATGAATGCGTGAACGCAATTTGAAGCAAGTTAACTGTTTTTAAAAATCTATAGTTAGTATTGACGAGTCTCTGCCCAAACCATGACTGTGTTACCTTTTCGATACAAAAAACGGCGCTATAGAAGCGCCGTTTTATTAATATGATTTGTACAGGGTGCGATTAACTAAGAGGCCTTAGGTAAGCAAGGAAACGTTTCTCTGCGAATTTGAAAATCGCGATGATGATAAACGTGAGCGCCATGTAAAACAGACCTGCCGTTAGGAAAGATTCAAATGGAGCGTAATAACGTGAGTTAACCAAACGAGCTGCACCAGTTAGATCCATAATGGTTACGATACCTGCTACCGCAGAGCCGTGAAGCATGAAAATGACTTCATTACTGTAAGCTGGCAGTGCGCGACGTAAAGCACTTGGTAAAATGATACGACGGTAAGTCTTCGGTGTACTCATGCCGTATGCTTTTGCAGCTTCCACTTCACCTTTCGGTAACCCGTTGATCGCACCACGAATGATCTCTGCAGTATAAGCTGACGTGTTAAGAATGAATGCCACTAAAGCACAGAACCATGCGTTTTCCCACAATGTGTCTTTCACTGGGAAAAACTGATCCATACCGTAGTAAATCAGGTACAACTGAACCAATAATGGTGTGCCACGGAAGAAATAGATGAACGACCAAGCTGGAGCATTAATCATCATATTTGGACTGTTACGAGCGATAGCTAACGGTATGGCTACGAATAAGCCAATGACCAAAGCGACACAAACCATCCAAGCCGTTGTCCATAAACCACCAAGGTAAATCGGCAGGCTTTCAATTATCAATGAAAAGTCCATAACTACCTCGCGTGGATACTGAATTTACGTTCAACCAACTTTAGTAAGCCTGTCGAAACACTGGTGAAGAATAAGAAGATCAGCGCCACCGTCATGTAGAAGGTAAATGGCATTTTGGTTGAACCTGCCGCTAATGCGCTAACGCGGACCATGTCTTCTAGGCCGATAATCGAAACCAACGCAGTCGTCTTAAGCAGAACCAACCAGTTATTACCAAAGCCCGGCAGTGCGTGACGAATCATTTGCGGTAATAGAATACGACGAAACGCTAAAACGGGTCCCATGCCATAGGCCTTTGCGGCTTCCATTTCACCGCTATCAACAGCCATGATTGCACCACGGAAGGTTTCAGCCATGTAAGCGCCAAAGATGAAGCCAATGGTTAAGACACCAGCAATGAATGGGCTGACATCAATATAATCTGGTAAGTAAGAGGTCCATTCGTGGTTAGGATCACTTGAGGTGAACCACTCATTGAGCCACTCATTGATGGAATACAAACTGTTGTTTAAAAGGATTTGTCCACCAAAGAAAATCAGCATCATCAAGACGAGATCAGGAATGCCTCGAATAACAGTTGTATAGAGGGTTGCAATAGCACGAGCCCAGCGATAAGGCGCTAGTTTTGCTAAGGCACCTAGCATACCAAGAACCATAGCTAAAATTAGCGACAGCAAGGCAACTTCGATTGTAAGCACCGCCCCTTTCAGGATCGAAGCTTCATATCCTTGTAAATCAAACATAATGAATTCCAACAGAACTGCGAAAAAGTTGGTAAGACAGGGAGAGGAGAACCTCTCCCTTAAGAAGTGACGCTAGAAATTACTGACCGTATACGTCGTAGTTGAAGTATTTAGCAGCGATATCTTGGTAGATGCCTTTCTCACGTAGTGAAAGAATTGCAGCATCTAATTGCTTAGTCAGATCTTTGTCTTGCTTACGTAGAGCAATACCAAAACCTTCACCGAACCACTTAGGATCTGTTAGTGATGGACCAACAAACTCGTAAGCTTCACCACCAGCTTTGTTTAGTACGCCTTCTTCTAGAGCAGATGCATCACCCAGTACAGCAGCAACACGACCGTTAGCTAGATCAAGATAAGCTTCATCGAATGAACCGTAACGAACGATTTCTACTGTGTCACCATAGTTGTCTGTTAGATATTTATCGTGAGTTGTTGCACGTTGAACCGCAATTTTTTGACCGCTTAGATCATCGAAGTTAAGACCTGCACCTTTTTTAGCAATGAACTTGTTTGGGATAA includes:
- a CDS encoding ImpA family metalloprotease: MKKSNLLANLVLCVITLSLLGCGGGSGGESAQTGSGGSGGSGGSGGSGGSGGSGGNDGDGSGEPDINPIPQTAVQKALSTGNASYVDNSLEFIEASQALVAQYNEDYNHIKQALSQNSEGEPLRNLHWDPTHDTAIILPTYGFNDVILKTNKAMQDGYANQELVIGIAGYTSDDNRYAALASNPFRTKQRFPDSVNEEMDTWLKNLVRWTSSTDSPQNVVLAQLDQSHYFPDDQATRNWLTDNVNASMVINADNTCDGSKLSQCIEANNPDLLVLSQKLNDGDDIEDVISGLRLAFTKNIPVLYLHLDGGMTDLGNALFAEMNMTYVGDNYWRKLGLSNWDSTQLINQVPDNIFQQQALLQRLKDDSFTVDLNTCDDKSCPDESNMDEEFYIAANSIRSHLTSLDSKKVDLFTTDDYEYEKLLLLLADHYRQDVQYPLGKGVTERIDFLRSYYSDYAVYNSRVYNAAQPSLGNFSTKSFENVPLVTKTIALESKRNFRSAGVYALPGKTIKVTRLDSNEVSTSIAFNTLRSGATHEFSGNDGYARPKFLTSVTYPVKPGETIYLTSAYGGTLQVHFDTNDIDVELRFENVAQHPVWRSEADNDSFVAQLEEGNFDWAELITPGFEVHSKLEKMQDSVSPARWDKPQDMALATERYVHNLPHALAGFEGPGIDVIDEIQQYAKNQGWQVETIDIVKHMNADQANCGYGCSGNPYDAYWSFDPLGHGDLHELGHGLEKSRFRFSGWEGHSTTNYYSYYSKSRYYQETGKVSACQGLDFKGQFEILKQSRLEIDPNAYMATQNQANWSWGARIYIQMMMLSQEQGILTTGWHLLGRLHTIEREFNRLTKSEELWSANRGSIGFSDYTLEEAKAISSDDWQLIAMSYVTQRDMRAYLDMWGFSFENKAKQQVESLNLTTMPLKYFASENTGYCLDDFAKYPVDVDGSAVWPL
- a CDS encoding ABC transporter permease produces the protein MDFSLIIESLPIYLGGLWTTAWMVCVALVIGLFVAIPLAIARNSPNMMINAPAWSFIYFFRGTPLLVQLYLIYYGMDQFFPVKDTLWENAWFCALVAFILNTSAYTAEIIRGAINGLPKGEVEAAKAYGMSTPKTYRRIILPSALRRALPAYSNEVIFMLHGSAVAGIVTIMDLTGAARLVNSRYYAPFESFLTAGLFYMALTFIIIAIFKFAEKRFLAYLRPLS
- a CDS encoding ABC transporter permease codes for the protein MFDLQGYEASILKGAVLTIEVALLSLILAMVLGMLGALAKLAPYRWARAIATLYTTVIRGIPDLVLMMLIFFGGQILLNNSLYSINEWLNEWFTSSDPNHEWTSYLPDYIDVSPFIAGVLTIGFIFGAYMAETFRGAIMAVDSGEMEAAKAYGMGPVLAFRRILLPQMIRHALPGFGNNWLVLLKTTALVSIIGLEDMVRVSALAAGSTKMPFTFYMTVALIFLFFTSVSTGLLKLVERKFSIHAR
- a CDS encoding ABC transporter substrate-binding protein; this encodes MKKWLLVAALAATAATGVAQAKEWKTVRFGIEGAYPPFSWTEADGSLKGFDVDMANALCTEMQVKCKIVAQDWDGIIPSLLARKYDAIIAAMSITEERKKKIDFTGKYALIPNKFIAKKGAGLNFDDLSGQKIAVQRATTHDKYLTDNYGDTVEIVRYGSFDEAYLDLANGRVAAVLGDASALEEGVLNKAGGEAYEFVGPSLTDPKWFGEGFGIALRKQDKDLTKQLDAAILSLREKGIYQDIAAKYFNYDVYGQ